A single window of Streptomyces griseoviridis DNA harbors:
- a CDS encoding helix-turn-helix domain-containing protein, giving the protein MVNRKELNPDSSPQAAYGARMRRFREDRGWSQEELARELAYSSQHISAVETARKSPTLPFSRKVDLAFNTAESADSFEREWREIRHGALLEGFPEYVGHEGRAVEIRLYEIGIIPGLLQTPEYTRVLADSAVRRGAITPEHADERVAFMAERQGALKRQRPPMVFLVMDESCIRRPIGGPKVMGAQLDSLVEFAARPNTVLQVAPFDIGERQPFNLPVNLLTMPDRSVFAYAESQAQGHFDREATSVLPMLTAYHQLQAEALSQAASVAMIDQARKGTP; this is encoded by the coding sequence ATGGTCAACCGCAAAGAGTTGAACCCTGACAGCAGCCCGCAAGCTGCCTACGGTGCTCGCATGCGTCGATTCCGAGAGGACCGCGGCTGGAGCCAGGAGGAGCTGGCCAGGGAGTTGGCATATTCTAGTCAGCATATTTCGGCTGTTGAAACTGCTCGGAAGTCGCCGACCCTTCCCTTCTCACGCAAGGTCGATCTCGCCTTCAACACCGCAGAGTCCGCCGATTCGTTCGAGCGCGAGTGGCGTGAGATCCGGCACGGGGCCTTGCTGGAGGGTTTCCCGGAGTACGTCGGACACGAGGGCCGTGCAGTGGAGATCCGGCTGTACGAGATCGGGATCATCCCTGGTCTGTTGCAGACACCGGAGTACACGCGGGTGTTGGCGGACAGCGCGGTGCGAAGAGGTGCGATCACTCCTGAACACGCGGACGAGCGGGTCGCGTTCATGGCCGAGCGGCAAGGAGCGCTGAAGCGGCAGCGTCCGCCCATGGTGTTTCTGGTCATGGACGAGAGTTGTATCCGTCGGCCGATCGGTGGCCCCAAGGTCATGGGCGCTCAACTCGACAGCTTGGTTGAGTTCGCGGCTCGCCCCAACACGGTGCTTCAGGTGGCACCTTTCGATATAGGGGAGCGCCAACCGTTCAATCTGCCGGTCAACTTGCTTACGATGCCTGACCGATCAGTCTTCGCGTATGCCGAGTCTCAAGCGCAGGGGCATTTCGACCGTGAGGCCACTTCTGTGCTCCCCATGCTGACGGCCTACCATCAACTACAGGCTGAAGCGCTGTCCCAGGCGGCATCCGTGGCCATGATCGATCAGGCACGAAAGGGCACCCCGTGA
- the tgmC gene encoding ATP-grasp peptide maturase system methyltransferase, which produces MPADPSALRLALAEEITAADPTLDPGWLDAIAAVPRELFLGTSVFRPTGTGWQPVLRAEAGQEEWLRMVYSDRTWVTQVEGTDAADATGPVTGSPTSSATLPSLVARTAQVAGVRPGQKILEVGTGTGYSTALLSHRLGSENVVSVEYDAGLAASAAAHLRDAGYAPTLAVGDGLHGCAEHADYDAIIATCSVRSLPPSWFWQLDDGGSITTTISGWMLASGLIRLVLDDEGVARGRFTGDTISYMLARPHERPPSPTFFPQDGDTRPARLDPGLVDHWAGRFVAQLAVPSAQLTTTDSGVVLRDVATGSQAWTEPDGDAWSVHQHGPLRLWDQAETALLQWRALGSPDLTEFGMTATPFEQTVWIGSPEGPHWSLPQG; this is translated from the coding sequence GTGCCCGCTGACCCCTCCGCGCTCCGCCTCGCCCTGGCCGAGGAGATCACCGCCGCCGACCCGACGCTGGACCCCGGATGGCTCGACGCCATCGCGGCCGTCCCCCGTGAACTGTTCCTCGGAACCTCGGTCTTCCGCCCCACGGGCACCGGATGGCAACCCGTCCTCCGCGCCGAGGCAGGGCAGGAGGAGTGGCTGCGGATGGTCTACTCCGACCGCACCTGGGTCACCCAGGTCGAAGGGACGGACGCCGCCGACGCCACGGGACCGGTCACCGGCAGCCCCACCTCCTCCGCCACCCTCCCGTCCCTGGTCGCCCGCACCGCGCAGGTCGCCGGGGTCAGGCCCGGTCAGAAGATCCTCGAAGTCGGCACCGGCACGGGATACTCCACCGCGCTCCTGAGCCACCGGCTCGGGTCCGAGAACGTCGTCAGTGTCGAGTACGACGCCGGCCTGGCGGCGAGCGCCGCCGCCCATCTCCGCGACGCCGGATACGCGCCGACGCTGGCCGTCGGCGACGGCCTCCACGGCTGCGCGGAGCACGCCGACTACGACGCGATCATCGCGACCTGCTCGGTACGCTCCCTGCCTCCGTCGTGGTTCTGGCAGCTCGACGACGGCGGCTCGATCACCACCACCATCAGCGGCTGGATGCTCGCCTCGGGACTGATCCGCCTCGTCCTCGACGACGAGGGAGTCGCCCGCGGCCGGTTCACCGGCGACACCATCAGCTACATGCTGGCCCGCCCCCACGAACGACCCCCGTCACCCACCTTCTTCCCCCAGGACGGTGACACCCGGCCGGCCCGGCTCGACCCCGGTCTCGTCGACCACTGGGCCGGCCGTTTCGTCGCCCAACTCGCCGTGCCCTCGGCCCAACTGACGACCACCGACTCCGGCGTCGTCCTGCGTGACGTCGCGACCGGCTCCCAGGCGTGGACGGAACCCGACGGCGACGCGTGGTCCGTCCACCAGCACGGGCCGCTCCGCCTCTGGGACCAGGCCGAAACCGCCCTTCTCCAGTGGCGGGCCCTGGGCTCACCCGACCTCACGGAGTTCGGGATGACCGCAACACCGTTCGAGCAGACCGTGTGGATCGGCTCCCCCGAAGGCCCTCACTGGAGCCTTCCCCAAGGCTGA
- a CDS encoding DUF6624 domain-containing protein, with protein sequence MAYDIAALAEELTTMAAADQRSTADANSDDPARQLAWRRLTARHGDRLGEIMAEFGWPTADLVGEDAARAAWLIAQHADRQLDVQRRALTLMREAVSAGSANARELAFLRDRTLVNEGRNQVYGTQIAGVKGGAPVPWPCQEPKRVDELRAEVGIEPFDAYVAQFPMATGEASDE encoded by the coding sequence GTGGCCTACGACATCGCCGCGCTGGCGGAGGAACTCACCACCATGGCCGCGGCCGACCAGCGGTCCACAGCCGACGCGAACAGCGACGACCCCGCACGGCAGTTGGCGTGGCGTCGGCTGACCGCGCGGCACGGTGACCGACTCGGCGAGATCATGGCGGAGTTCGGCTGGCCGACGGCGGACCTGGTCGGTGAGGACGCCGCCCGTGCCGCGTGGCTGATCGCCCAGCACGCCGACCGGCAACTCGACGTCCAGCGGCGGGCCTTGACGCTGATGCGGGAGGCGGTGTCGGCAGGTTCGGCCAACGCGCGCGAGCTGGCCTTCCTGCGGGACCGCACGCTGGTCAACGAGGGCCGGAACCAGGTGTACGGAACGCAGATCGCCGGCGTGAAGGGCGGCGCGCCGGTTCCGTGGCCCTGCCAGGAGCCCAAGCGCGTGGACGAACTGCGGGCCGAGGTCGGCATCGAGCCCTTCGACGCGTACGTCGCCCAGTTCCCCATGGCCACCGGAGAGGCTTCGGACGAGTGA
- a CDS encoding copper chaperone PCu(A)C — MKINTKVTPAAKSAWVRWLPNALPAAGYIAFDNTTDAPFDITKIKSPDYQRITVYQTVVDSESSKMVKLDKVTLPAKGQFAFAPGQHHIMFEKPTRLITPGDNARVIFFLGDGTILKVRMPVRTSPELY; from the coding sequence ATGAAGATCAACACGAAGGTCACTCCGGCGGCCAAGTCCGCTTGGGTCCGCTGGCTGCCGAACGCCCTGCCGGCCGCCGGCTACATCGCGTTCGACAACACCACCGACGCCCCCTTCGACATCACCAAGATCAAGAGCCCCGACTACCAGAGGATCACGGTCTACCAGACGGTCGTCGACAGCGAGAGCTCGAAGATGGTCAAGCTGGACAAGGTGACCCTGCCCGCGAAAGGACAGTTCGCCTTCGCCCCCGGCCAGCACCACATCATGTTCGAGAAGCCGACGCGGCTGATCACGCCCGGCGACAACGCCCGCGTCATCTTCTTCCTCGGCGACGGCACCATCCTCAAGGTCAGGATGCCCGTCAGAACCTCTCCCGAGCTGTACTGA
- a CDS encoding DUF397 domain-containing protein, producing the protein MTTESPRWFTSSYSDNGGNCVEIAANLAARQGIIPVRDSKVPTSPVLTFQTNVFTTFLTSLKDTP; encoded by the coding sequence GTGACGACCGAGTCTCCTCGTTGGTTCACGTCCTCCTACAGCGACAACGGCGGCAACTGCGTCGAGATAGCCGCCAACCTTGCCGCCCGCCAGGGCATCATCCCTGTCCGCGACTCCAAGGTCCCGACCAGTCCAGTCCTCACCTTCCAGACCAACGTCTTCACCACATTCCTGACCAGCCTTAAGGACACGCCGTGA
- a CDS encoding helix-turn-helix domain-containing protein, whose protein sequence is MLDEMVFRSGDVPTADRFDRWRDLMNQVYAPMDVRSDHAADYRAHQRLIGLGPVSVWPGEFQPLVFLRTPRLIRQYDPELYHLTLVVNGSGGIALGKQETTYGTYDIATNDTSRASETWVGLGTAKIVGVCVPKAMLPLPKGRADQAIGRRMSSERGVGALLALLLTQLADNSGQYTPADAPRLGVVVADLVAALFAHTLDADRSLPPDTHRRTLVLRIRAFMEQHLSDPELTPRTVAAAHSISPSYLHRLFQDEGTTVAAWIRRRRLERARGNLTDPALRTVPIHVIAARWGFTGPAEFSRAFRTEFGAPPREFRPSRADST, encoded by the coding sequence ATGCTGGACGAGATGGTGTTCCGGAGCGGGGACGTGCCCACGGCCGACCGGTTCGACCGCTGGCGTGACCTCATGAACCAGGTGTACGCGCCGATGGACGTCAGGAGCGACCACGCGGCGGACTACCGGGCGCACCAGCGGCTGATCGGGCTCGGGCCGGTGTCGGTGTGGCCGGGTGAGTTCCAGCCGCTGGTGTTCCTGCGCACGCCCAGGCTCATCCGGCAGTACGACCCCGAGCTGTACCACCTCACGCTCGTCGTGAACGGAAGCGGCGGGATCGCCCTGGGCAAACAGGAGACGACGTACGGCACGTACGACATCGCCACGAACGACACCTCACGGGCCTCCGAGACCTGGGTCGGCCTCGGGACGGCGAAGATCGTGGGGGTCTGCGTCCCCAAGGCGATGCTGCCGCTGCCGAAGGGCCGCGCGGACCAGGCGATCGGGCGGCGGATGTCGTCGGAGCGGGGAGTGGGCGCCCTCCTCGCGCTGCTCCTCACCCAACTGGCCGACAACAGCGGCCAGTACACCCCCGCCGACGCGCCGCGGCTGGGCGTCGTCGTGGCCGATCTGGTCGCCGCCCTGTTCGCCCACACCCTGGACGCCGACCGTTCCCTGCCGCCTGACACCCATCGGCGGACGCTGGTCCTGCGGATCCGGGCGTTCATGGAACAGCACTTGTCCGACCCGGAGTTGACGCCGCGCACGGTCGCCGCCGCGCACTCCATATCGCCCAGCTATCTGCACCGCCTCTTCCAGGACGAGGGCACGACCGTCGCCGCCTGGATACGACGACGGCGACTCGAACGCGCCCGCGGCAACCTCACCGACCCCGCGCTCCGCACCGTCCCGATCCATGTGATCGCCGCCCGCTGGGGGTTCACCGGCCCGGCGGAGTTCAGCCGCGCCTTCCGCACCGAATTCGGCGCCCCACCAAGGGAGTTCCGCCCATCACGGGCCGACTCCACGTGA
- a CDS encoding ArsR/SmtB family transcription factor, with the protein MADDLFKALADPTRRIILDELASRSGQTLFEICSRLAMKHQLGISRQGVSQHLAVLEAAGLVDARREGRYKFHTLNTAPLRQIAERWPPPDPSGPESTP; encoded by the coding sequence GTGGCCGACGACCTCTTCAAGGCGCTAGCCGACCCCACCCGCCGCATCATCCTCGACGAACTCGCGAGCCGGTCAGGGCAGACCCTGTTCGAGATCTGCTCGCGGCTCGCCATGAAGCATCAGCTCGGCATCTCCCGCCAAGGGGTCTCCCAGCATCTCGCGGTGCTGGAGGCCGCGGGGCTGGTCGACGCGCGGCGGGAGGGGCGCTACAAGTTCCACACCCTGAACACGGCTCCGCTGCGGCAGATCGCCGAGCGGTGGCCCCCGCCCGACCCCTCAGGACCGGAGAGCACCCCATGA
- a CDS encoding DUF397 domain-containing protein codes for MTTETPRWFTSSHSNNGGACVEVAVNLGVSHGIVPVRDSKDSGGPELRFASGAFAGFVAGVKGSFGVV; via the coding sequence ATGACCACCGAGACACCCCGCTGGTTCACGTCCTCCCACAGCAACAACGGTGGTGCCTGCGTTGAGGTCGCCGTGAATCTCGGCGTCTCCCACGGCATCGTCCCCGTCCGGGACAGCAAGGACTCCGGTGGGCCTGAACTGCGCTTCGCCAGCGGCGCGTTCGCGGGGTTCGTGGCCGGTGTCAAGGGTTCCTTCGGCGTGGTCTGA
- a CDS encoding VOC family protein produces MKIHLTQVFVDDQAKALHFYTEILGFVTKHDVPVGEKDRWLTVVSPEAPDGTELLLEPLGHPAARTYRDALVADGIPLAQFAVDDVRAEYERLRGLGVRFTQEPLEMGPVTTAVFDDTCGNLIQIATQPR; encoded by the coding sequence ATGAAGATCCATCTGACCCAGGTCTTCGTCGACGACCAGGCCAAGGCCCTGCACTTCTACACCGAGATCCTCGGCTTCGTGACCAAGCACGACGTGCCGGTGGGCGAGAAGGACCGGTGGCTGACCGTCGTCTCGCCCGAGGCACCCGACGGCACCGAACTCCTCCTGGAGCCCCTGGGCCACCCGGCCGCCAGGACGTACCGCGACGCGCTCGTCGCGGACGGCATCCCGCTCGCCCAGTTCGCCGTCGACGACGTCCGGGCGGAGTACGAGCGCCTGCGCGGCCTCGGGGTCCGTTTCACCCAGGAGCCGCTGGAGATGGGCCCCGTCACCACCGCGGTCTTCGACGACACCTGCGGCAACCTGATCCAGATCGCCACGCAGCCGCGGTAG
- the tgmB gene encoding ATP-grasp ribosomal peptide maturase → MSRATTVLVVSRLDDATADVVVEELNRRQVAVTRLDPGDFPTAVSVRARFDSGGLRGSVRTVTRDTDLGRVRSVYWRRPHPYTAPPGLSAREGRWCQEEARYGLGGVLAALRGAHYVNHPWRNRDAEYKPAQLAVAARCGFDVPPTLLTNDEATAREFIRAHGPVVYKPLRNTDYQDPEGRALTVWVEEVDPGDLDAGVTRTAHLFQKRVRSVTDLQVTAVGDRLFTVRIDGSPGLDWRRHYDALSYTLVDTPPELARHGRQYMDAFGLVFGAFDFAVDPEGRIWFYECNPNGQFAWFPEPITARIVSALADQLQHAGDLCAR, encoded by the coding sequence TTGAGCCGGGCCACCACGGTCCTGGTCGTCTCACGGCTGGACGACGCGACCGCTGACGTGGTGGTCGAGGAGCTGAACAGGCGGCAGGTCGCGGTCACCCGGCTTGACCCGGGCGACTTCCCGACCGCCGTCTCCGTCCGAGCCCGCTTCGACAGCGGCGGACTACGGGGAAGCGTGCGGACGGTGACGCGGGACACCGATCTGGGCCGGGTGCGATCCGTCTACTGGCGTCGGCCGCACCCCTACACGGCACCGCCCGGCTTGTCGGCGCGGGAAGGCCGCTGGTGCCAGGAGGAAGCGCGCTACGGCCTCGGGGGTGTCCTCGCCGCTCTCCGCGGCGCGCACTATGTGAACCATCCGTGGCGCAACAGGGACGCCGAGTACAAGCCCGCCCAGCTGGCCGTCGCGGCGCGATGCGGCTTCGACGTTCCGCCCACCCTGCTCACCAACGACGAGGCAACCGCCCGGGAGTTCATCCGCGCGCACGGCCCCGTCGTCTACAAGCCGCTGCGCAACACGGACTACCAGGATCCCGAGGGGCGAGCCCTGACCGTGTGGGTCGAGGAGGTCGACCCCGGTGATCTGGACGCGGGCGTCACCCGCACCGCGCATCTCTTCCAGAAACGGGTCCGCTCCGTCACCGATCTGCAGGTGACGGCGGTGGGCGACAGGCTGTTCACCGTCCGGATCGACGGCTCGCCCGGCCTGGACTGGCGCCGGCACTACGACGCCCTGTCGTACACCCTCGTCGACACGCCTCCGGAGCTGGCGCGACACGGGCGTCAGTACATGGACGCCTTCGGGCTGGTCTTCGGAGCCTTCGACTTCGCCGTCGACCCCGAAGGGCGGATCTGGTTCTACGAATGCAACCCGAACGGGCAATTCGCCTGGTTTCCGGAACCGATCACCGCGAGGATCGTCAGCGCCCTCGCCGACCAGCTCCAGCACGCAGGAGACCTCTGTGCCCGCTGA
- a CDS encoding SDR family NAD(P)-dependent oxidoreductase gives MAPSSSMAPWKVGRLPRADGRVFLVTGGNAGIGYFVAEQLSSTGATVVLGSRNAAKAEAATAAIRAHVAGARVRAVRLDLADLSSLATAVKSLEVDRLDGVVHNAGVALDDPPREETADGHELMFGTNHLGHFALTGLLMPLLSAAPAARVVTVGSFAAKSERLDLDDLQSRADYRPQRTYGRSKLAQMYFGVELDRRLRAAGGTVASVVAHPGGALDSLTPSRPPVHTRTTGVRLGTAPAALLLQGKHAGAWPVVRAVLDPVVRGGELWGPRVFGLRGEPRREPLWNHLTDTAVATRLWEASSDLTGTDPYP, from the coding sequence ATGGCACCGTCGTCCTCCATGGCCCCTTGGAAGGTCGGAAGGCTGCCGCGCGCCGACGGCCGTGTCTTCCTGGTCACCGGTGGCAACGCCGGCATCGGCTACTTCGTCGCGGAGCAGTTGTCGTCGACCGGGGCCACCGTCGTGCTCGGCAGCCGCAACGCCGCCAAGGCCGAAGCCGCCACGGCGGCGATCCGCGCGCACGTCGCGGGGGCCCGGGTGCGGGCCGTGCGGCTGGACCTCGCCGACCTCTCGTCCCTCGCGACGGCGGTGAAGTCTCTGGAGGTGGACCGGCTCGACGGGGTGGTCCACAACGCGGGTGTCGCGCTGGACGACCCGCCGCGCGAGGAGACCGCGGACGGGCACGAGCTGATGTTCGGCACGAACCACCTCGGACACTTCGCCCTGACCGGCCTGTTGATGCCGCTGCTGTCGGCAGCGCCCGCGGCCCGCGTCGTCACGGTGGGGAGCTTCGCGGCGAAGTCCGAGCGGCTTGACCTCGACGACCTCCAGTCCCGTGCGGACTACCGACCCCAACGCACCTACGGGCGCTCCAAGTTGGCGCAGATGTACTTCGGCGTCGAACTCGACCGCAGGCTGCGTGCCGCCGGCGGCACGGTGGCGAGCGTGGTGGCGCACCCCGGCGGCGCGCTGGACTCCCTCACCCCGTCACGGCCGCCGGTCCACACCAGGACCACCGGCGTCCGACTGGGTACGGCACCCGCGGCCCTGCTCCTCCAGGGCAAGCACGCGGGCGCCTGGCCCGTGGTCCGTGCGGTGCTCGATCCGGTCGTGCGCGGCGGCGAGTTGTGGGGACCACGCGTCTTCGGCCTGCGCGGCGAGCCCCGACGGGAACCCCTCTGGAACCACCTCACGGACACGGCCGTCGCGACAAGGCTGTGGGAGGCGAGCAGCGACCTGACGGGCACGGACCCGTACCCCTGA
- a CDS encoding putative ATP-grasp-modified RiPP: MRPYPEAVVLPAAEVVLDPVTQTGRWTGPDGGDSPLMSRHKRSETSKETKTKTSMDGTPDEGSDQIGDTD, encoded by the coding sequence ATGAGGCCGTACCCCGAGGCCGTTGTCCTGCCTGCCGCCGAGGTCGTCCTGGACCCCGTGACACAGACCGGACGGTGGACGGGCCCGGACGGTGGCGACTCGCCGCTCATGAGCAGGCACAAGAGGTCGGAGACCAGCAAGGAGACGAAGACCAAGACAAGCATGGACGGGACCCCGGACGAGGGAAGCGACCAGATCGGCGACACGGATTGA
- a CDS encoding TetR/AcrR family transcriptional regulator, giving the protein MATRPLRADAQRNRDAILSAAREVFEVDGVFASLDAIALRAGVGNATLYRNFPTRDDLLAAAIEGFFTRALTEADELSRTLPPGEALVEWLVRVSWGMRIWHDLPVCLATAHHDDATPLHSANAPLVERVGVLLDSAKAAGEVAAEITADEVFELVLALSWGIDRFGDDEARARRRVTRATAGIFA; this is encoded by the coding sequence GTGGCAACGCGCCCGCTCCGCGCCGACGCGCAGCGCAACCGCGACGCGATCCTGAGCGCGGCGCGCGAGGTGTTCGAGGTGGACGGAGTCTTCGCCTCGCTCGACGCGATCGCCTTGCGCGCCGGCGTCGGCAACGCCACCCTCTACCGGAACTTCCCGACCCGGGACGACCTGCTCGCCGCGGCCATCGAGGGCTTCTTCACCCGGGCGCTGACGGAGGCCGACGAGTTGTCCCGGACGCTGCCGCCGGGCGAGGCGCTCGTCGAGTGGCTGGTGCGGGTGAGCTGGGGGATGCGGATCTGGCACGACCTGCCGGTCTGTCTCGCCACCGCGCACCACGACGACGCCACGCCGCTGCACTCGGCGAATGCGCCGCTGGTGGAGCGGGTCGGCGTCCTGCTGGACAGCGCCAAGGCGGCCGGCGAGGTGGCCGCGGAGATCACCGCGGACGAGGTGTTCGAACTGGTCCTCGCCCTGTCCTGGGGCATCGACCGCTTCGGTGACGACGAGGCGAGGGCACGACGTCGGGTGACGAGGGCGACGGCGGGGATCTTCGCGTGA
- a CDS encoding MFS transporter, producing MPELTARRRMLVLAICCMSLLIVSLDVTVLNVALPSMQKELHASTSGLQWTIDAYTLVLASLLMLAGSTADRIGRRRVFMAGLVVFGLGSLLCSIAPSLDALIAFRMIQAVGGSMLNPVAMSIITNTFTDPRERAKAIGVWGAVVGISMAAGPLVGGLLVDSVGWRSIFWINLPVALAALLLTLRYIPESRAPKARRPDPVGQVLVMALFGSLTYAIIEAPTRGLTTVLPFAIVAAAALIALLWYEPRRDEPLIDLRFFHSAPFSGATVIAISAFAALGGFLFLSTLYLQNVRGLDALHAGLWMIPLALPTFLFAPVSGRLIGSRGPRPSLLIAGTAMTASALLFAAFDAETHDVLLVVGYVLFGTGFGFVNAPITNTAVSGMPRAQAGVAAAVASTSRQLGQTLGVAVIGAVLASGVGASSFKDSFVTAAAPGWWILTGCGAAVLILGALTSGRWARGTAERTAKRLEATEVGEAAGVKV from the coding sequence ATGCCCGAGCTCACCGCGCGCCGCCGCATGCTGGTTCTCGCCATCTGCTGCATGAGCCTGCTGATCGTCAGCCTCGACGTCACCGTCCTGAACGTCGCCCTCCCCTCGATGCAGAAGGAACTGCACGCCAGCACGTCGGGCCTCCAGTGGACGATCGACGCGTACACCCTCGTCCTGGCGTCGCTGCTGATGCTCGCGGGCTCCACCGCCGACCGGATCGGCCGCAGACGCGTCTTCATGGCGGGCCTGGTCGTCTTCGGCCTCGGCTCGCTGCTGTGCTCCATCGCCCCGAGCCTGGACGCGCTGATCGCCTTCCGCATGATCCAGGCGGTGGGCGGCTCGATGCTCAACCCGGTCGCCATGTCGATCATCACCAACACCTTCACCGACCCGCGTGAACGGGCCAAGGCGATCGGCGTCTGGGGCGCGGTGGTCGGCATATCCATGGCGGCGGGCCCGCTGGTCGGCGGTCTGCTGGTGGACTCCGTCGGCTGGCGCTCGATCTTCTGGATCAACCTCCCGGTCGCGCTCGCCGCCCTGCTGCTCACCCTGCGCTACATCCCCGAGTCCCGCGCCCCCAAGGCCCGCCGCCCCGACCCGGTCGGCCAGGTCCTAGTGATGGCGCTGTTCGGTTCGCTGACGTACGCGATCATCGAGGCGCCGACGCGCGGCCTGACCACGGTCCTGCCGTTCGCGATCGTCGCGGCGGCGGCCCTGATCGCGCTCCTGTGGTACGAGCCGAGGCGCGACGAACCCCTCATCGACCTGCGCTTCTTCCACTCGGCTCCGTTCAGCGGCGCCACCGTGATAGCGATCAGCGCGTTCGCCGCGCTCGGCGGCTTCCTCTTCCTGTCCACGCTGTACCTGCAGAACGTCCGTGGCCTCGACGCCCTGCACGCCGGCCTCTGGATGATCCCGCTGGCGCTGCCGACGTTCCTGTTCGCGCCGGTCTCCGGGCGGCTGATCGGCAGCCGCGGCCCACGCCCCTCGCTGCTGATCGCGGGCACCGCGATGACCGCGAGCGCCCTGCTGTTCGCCGCGTTCGACGCGGAGACCCACGATGTGCTGCTCGTCGTCGGATACGTCCTGTTCGGCACCGGTTTCGGGTTCGTGAACGCGCCGATCACCAACACGGCGGTGTCCGGGATGCCGAGGGCGCAGGCGGGCGTCGCGGCGGCGGTCGCCTCCACCAGCCGCCAGCTCGGCCAGACGCTGGGCGTCGCGGTGATCGGCGCGGTCCTGGCGTCCGGCGTGGGCGCGTCGTCGTTCAAGGACTCCTTCGTGACGGCGGCGGCCCCCGGCTGGTGGATCCTCACCGGCTGCGGGGCGGCGGTCCTGATCCTCGGCGCCCTGACCAGCGGACGCTGGGCCCGCGGCACGGCCGAGCGAACGGCGAAGCGACTTGAGGCGACGGAGGTCGGCGAGGCGGCGGGCGTCAAGGTGTGA